A genomic segment from Gammaproteobacteria bacterium encodes:
- a CDS encoding TlpA family protein disulfide reductase, giving the protein MRIFGLMMAMLLVFPAMAADKTVAAPAFTVAGQKGNITLSQYRGKVVMLDFWASWCGPCRHSFPWMNEMQAKYQSKGLEVVAISLDSEREPANKFLEKYPAKFTIGFDLNGSVADKYEVSVMPTSYLIDRKGNIAEVHYGFRSEDAGKLEAKIKELLAK; this is encoded by the coding sequence ATGCGAATTTTTGGTTTGATGATGGCGATGCTGTTGGTGTTTCCAGCGATGGCAGCGGACAAAACCGTGGCGGCGCCGGCGTTTACGGTGGCTGGGCAAAAGGGCAATATCACGTTGTCGCAGTATCGTGGCAAGGTGGTGATGCTGGATTTCTGGGCCAGCTGGTGTGGCCCATGTCGGCATTCGTTCCCGTGGATGAACGAGATGCAGGCGAAGTATCAGTCCAAGGGGCTGGAAGTGGTGGCGATCAGCCTGGATTCCGAGCGCGAGCCAGCGAACAAGTTTTTGGAAAAGTACCCGGCCAAGTTCACCATCGGTTTTGATCTGAATGGCTCGGTGGCGGACAAGTACGAAGTCAGTGTGATGCCGACCTCGTACCTGATCGATCGCAAGGGCAATATCGCCGAAGTGCACTACGGATTCCGCAGTGAAGATGCCGGCAAACTGGAAGCCAAGATCAAGGAATTGCTAGCCAAGTAG